The Halogranum gelatinilyticum genome includes a window with the following:
- a CDS encoding XapX domain-containing protein, giving the protein MDLTLVLLATVTGMLTGAVFNAAGVPIPAPPNFAGVMGVVGVFLGYRVVEWAMVALF; this is encoded by the coding sequence ATGGATCTCACACTCGTTCTTCTGGCGACGGTGACTGGAATGCTGACCGGTGCGGTGTTCAACGCGGCTGGTGTCCCCATCCCCGCGCCGCCGAACTTCGCGGGCGTCATGGGCGTCGTCGGCGTCTTCCTCGGCTACCGCGTCGTCGAGTGGGCGATGGTCGCGCTCTTCTGA